The following DNA comes from Solanum stenotomum isolate F172 chromosome 11, ASM1918654v1, whole genome shotgun sequence.
GAATTAGCTATGCATAGATAGATTAAGTGAAATGACAAAATTATCCTTTTCCTCTAGAAGGCCTTCATAGTATTCTTAAGATTGATTAAAATTGGAAACTACAAATTTATTCCATTTATAACCAAATACATGGTTTAGATTATACACCATATATTccacttttatataattttctaagtAAATCATAAACAATAAACAATCATAGATTATTAATCCAAACATAATTTTATCTGCGAACCAAACAATCCCAGGTGTTTTACAAACTAAGGTTAGGGAGAAATGAATCCCTTTGGTTCATATTACATGATACTGGATATTGTAGATGTAACAATTTACAATATAGTAATTGTGTCAAATAGACaaaattgattatgttttaatgaatttaaaaaaattcaaggttAAACTCAAACTCATTCGAGAATTGGATATTAACTTTTATGGTTAAGAAGGACATCTCTAAGAATGTCAAATATGTGATTATACAAGTTTAGAAGAATAAAGAATCGACTGTTGTTTTGTTCAAAGTAGATCGAGTAAAGAATCATAACACAACCCGTCCAACTTAAATGCGAAAAAACTACACTTCAAGAGGACAAAATGTACAATAAATCTTCACATTGATACATCATTGGGCTTGGTCCATTGCCATATTGGATCAGTTTAactttttcagttttgttattTCCAATTTGAAAGCCCATAATTAAATGGGCCTTAAGGTAATCCCTTGTTCAAAAGGGTTATGTGTATAACATTGTGAAATATACgtaaaatattctatttttaaaactatttaacGTTTTAGTCGATTTGACAAAATATCACATCATTTCCCTATTGCGAATTCACTCTATTGGGTGTGAAATTCAGTTTAGACAAAGCATAACTTCATTCAAACTTAAAACACTAAAGGTCTGAAGTTAGATTTTGACAAAGTCGAGCTTTAAACCCGTAAAACTAGAGTTGATTTTAAAGAGATTAAATTTTGACTATTGTTAAATAGGGGTCCTAAAATGGTTATTTGTATACTTCGCACAAGTAGAGTATGTATGATATCGATATCGATGTTTGAATCTTGGACCAATATTTATTGGGCTTTTGAGACATGCACTTTACTTGGCCCATAATATGGGTTCCCAAAGCCCAATAAGTATTCCCCCTATTATCAAGCACGTTTGATTTGATACTTAGTTCTAATCTAACACTACAAATAATTACTCTTATAATTTAGTCAATTTCATAATTATTTAGCAAAAAGTAATTATGGATTGGAACCATACAACCTTAGGATTGtggataataataatatatataatttggaaGCTAGGTTACCTCTTCTATTTATCTTTATAACCTAGTCACATCTATTAAAATTAGTTGGTAAACTTGACTTATCAATGTGTTTGGAgcttaagggtgtgtttggtatgaaggaaatttttcaattttctcatgtttgattgggttaaatattttggaaaatatttttcaaatcaactcattttcctcaaatttaaggaaaatgacttcctttcaaaacttaaggaaaacattttccaaaactctcttccaacttcaaattacaattacttttttgttgaaaaaatcaatttattttgtccctacccacAAATCagccccaaaaaaaaaaaaaaaaatttaaagtttatttttcaattcaatttttttaccccaccctcacccctacccccaccccctcgcaaaaaaatattaaaaattatttttttaaaatatttctaatttcaattttttatttttttacccccacCCACTACCCTCGCCCCCCTATCAATGCCCCTATCAGcccccttcaaaaagaaaaaaacatttaagtttgtttttaaaaaatattttcaacttcaaatttttattttttcatcccgaTCCNNNNNNNNNNNNNNNNNNNNNNNNNNNNNNNNNNNNNNNNNNNNNNNNNNNNNNNNNNNNNNNNNNNNNNNNNNNNNNNNNNNNNNNNNNNNNNNNNNNNNNNNNNNNNNNNNNNNNNNNNNNNNNNNNNNNNNNNNNNNNNNNNNNNNNNNNNNNNNNNNNNNNNNNNNNNNNNNNNNNNNNNNNNNNNNNNNNNNNNNNNNNNNNNNNNNNNNNNNNNNNNNNNNNNNNNNNNNNNNNNNNNNNNNNNNNNNNNNNNNNNNNNNNNNNNNNNNNNNNNNNNNNNNNNNNNNNNNNNNNNNNNNNNNNNNNNNNNNNNNNNNNNNNNNNNNNNNNNNNNNNNNNNNNNNNNNNNNNNNNNNNNNNNNNNNNNNNNNNNNNNNNNNNNNNNNNNNNNNNNNNNNNNNNNNNNNNNNNNNNNNNNNNNNNNNNNNNNNNNNNNNNNNNNNNNNNNNNNNNNNNNNNNNNNNNNNNNcccccaccccccaaaaaaatttaagtttgtttttaaaaaatattttcaatttcaaaaattattttctactctagtaaaaataaaagatatttctcaaaaattcattcattcataaattaaacacaaaatcttttccggaaaatattttctactcaccaaccaaacatgagaaaataagtcaaaaatcaacttgttttccaagaaaacattttctaggaaaacattttccgtcataccaaacacaccctaaatcaTCATTAGAGCACCAAATTTGTAAAATTTGAGTGGTGAAAATCATATTAGAAAAGATAATCAAAGTTATTCGATGAAGATTTAGACTAGTTTGGAACAAGATAGTGACTGAAAATTACAGAATAAGTtcgtatatgatatatatacatttatacATTGTGATTACTTTTATACGAGATAGATTCCTTTTTATGTACTATTTCAAATtcatatcaatatttttcacatttcttattttaacttttttttttaaaattcggtttttaatatttataacaTTAGTGTTTGActaaatttaatttcttatcGATGAATTTCACATCAAATGTTAAAGTACTTcttaacaaaaacaattttatatctaaaagatatcagtataaaatttttaattaagaataaaggAATACGTACTGATCCGATTATACCATTTCTGTTGGTGTTATAGGGGTTATTTTGTCATCATTCCAGCAACTTCCAAAGTCCAATGCAACAAGAAAAGATAAAGTCCCCATACCTTGCTGATGGCATCTATCTTGGTTCTTATTAATTAGGTTTGTAAAcccaaatatattatattttctctaAATATTCCCTTCCTAGCCACACCAAAAATAAATGTGTGATGTGCATAAACCTAAATATTTAAATCTTGCATATAAAATCACACTATTGATAAGGACATTTTAATATCGATATTTATTGCACTTGAGAGTGAAGGTTTTTCAGAAATAGTTTCTCTATTTTCATGAAGTaatgattaaatttatatacatTTGATCATTCTCATTCATTACTAGTGTGATTTCATgagatatattattattatggttGATAAGGAatgttttatttcttaaaatgagACTTGTAAACATGaagttcaaattaattaaatctcaaaataaatactagacactgaataaaaatattttaaaattttaagaaaatggtgAGTCAGACATTTTCATTATATAGGAAATGTTAGAAGACACCACGTAATATATatgaacaatatatatataactttgtttttatttttgagtcCAATAAAAGATCTTACAGTAaatctttattaaaaataagccaaaagatGGACCcaactttttgttttgttgctAAATTCTAACACAACAATTATGATGTTGCTAGCCCACAATATTATTTATCTATACTCTATACACATCACAATCATCAACTAGACTAGGGGCTATGgattgtatttttgttttttttctctatgATATTTGATAGTTTCTTAGttgatttttattaattcataaattttaaaatataataattaatataaataatttcttaaaataactctattaattgatatataaattcaaatattaaaaatagtttctttaaaaaaactaaaatttagaataaaatataaaatatagatttttatcttcatatgttaaaattaataagtaaaaataaaaatattttatttctaatataacgaataagtaaaaatgaataaatagaatatttatcTAAGCTCAACTGATTCAAATTATGTACATTAagttatttactttatttttctttttagttagcTTCAAAAACGATGCTTATGTcctttttcttcctttgtttgagacatttgatataatttatatatctagtttacaattataaaatctaatattaaataaaataatatagacaATATATTTTAACATTCATTACTAGAGAATTGAAATAGCTACGAATTTcatcactaattctcttgtaactaataaaaatagtttttttataaaaattcaaatttaatcaaatttcaaaataaacggGTGTTAAACACGTGAACTAACATGAAACTTGTAGACCCCATATATATAATCACCTCCCTTCCCCCTCCATTCTTATCCTCTTCACCCTTTCTCCCCAAAAACTCCATTTCTAGCATTACTACATTATACACAcgcaaaaaaaagaaaaatcactattttattttatctatttttcagTGTTAGTTGTTGAGATGAAAAGAATACTATTACAATACTCAAACCCAGAAATTTTACATTCAATGAGTTCATCAGATCCAACAATTACTTATCAACCCATGAACGATTCCGTAGCTACAGCAATCGGAAGACCGTTTAAGCTCACTGCACCTTTCGATTCATCAATGGCGGTAACAATACTCGTTCTTCTCACTGCCCTGTTTTTCATGGgttttttctctatttatatACGTCACTTCGCCGGAGATACAACAACTTCCACCGGTTACGATGATGATCGACGCCGGAGAAATCCATCTCTGTCGTCGTCTTCTTCCTCCGCACACAGGTTGTTAGTTTTTCAATTACTGTAATTGCtctgaattttttaaattttatctgaTTCTATCGTAATTGTTAATCATTGCTCCCTCCATCTCAATGCGAAcacattttgaattttgagattcaaataaatttattttttatatattttttaaatatttttatcaattattgtaACTTCCAGCAGTTTTTACATAGTTTACCTTGAAGATTTTATGCTCAAACTTTTGATTAAACTTAAAATGTTTCACTCTCGAGAAATGAAAAGTATCACgtaaattgagataaaaaatataatttatactcGCTCCGTTTCATTTCATTTCCTGTGAAGTAGTTTGACTCGATActgaatttaagaaaaaaaagaagacttttaaaacgtgtggtccaaaatgaagaATAGGAATTTGTGTGGTCGTAAATCATTTCACTAAAAGtaatatagatattttatagttaaattgttatttaatatataaaaatgtgtcattttttaactattgattaaaaaggaaagtaaatcaCATAATTGGGACAGAAAGTACAATTTTTTCATAGTTTTCACATACATATACTTCAAAATCTAGAAGTTTCATTGCTTGAATTTTCcgttaaaattttgaagtttgaatctcaaaatttcaatttatcatataaaataaattagtacataggtataagaaattaagaaGTATAACTCGGTATCATACAATTAGacaaactttttattatttttcatgaaaaaactcattttgctacgaaaattttattttctcgTATAATAACAATCAGAATGTACTCGTTTATTTCGATTTGCAATTATTAACTTTCGTGTTATTTCGATCCCAACACAGGTCTTGCCGGAAAGGGATGGACCCATCAACGGTACAATCCCTACCGTTGATTTCATACGGTGGAGCCGCGAAGCACTTGATCGAAGACTGCCCAATTTGTTTATCGGAGTTCGAGGTGAGTGAACTCGTTCGTCTTATTCCGTACTGTCGTCACGTGTTCCATCAAGAGTGTCTTGACACGTGGCTATCATCGCACGTGACTTGTCCACTCTGTCGGTCCACGCAATTTTTCAAGAATGTGGATGAGGTTTGTTTGGATGTAGTTGATGTGGGAAATGAAAATGGTGTGAGTGAAAGATCAACGGTTCAAGAGTGTGACACGTGTAGGTGTATTAGAAGATCATGTAGTTCTTCAAATTTGGGGAGTAGAGTGGCATTGCAAAGAAGTGCaagtttctaaaaaaaaaaaaattgtaaagatTTTGTAAGTATTAGTACTACTTTTGTACATCACTCAAAATTGTAAagattaattattgtgatttataatttattgtgaAGTATAATATTGTATGTTCATTCACATTTTTGAGTTATTGTCATGAAGTTTCAAATTTCACGATATTCTTGGATTACCTCAATGGGAATAGTTGTATCAATTGTAATAAGATCGACTTTCATGTTAGTTGTTGATGGAGTGTTTCAAGAATAGATTGACTTTCAAGGTAGTAGTAACCTTCGTGATTGATAAGATAAAATAAGGGAAGTGAGACTGATATTATTTCGACATACGAAGAGAAATTGCACAAATACGTCAGTAAGGAGAGGTGAGAGATTGGTTTTAGCCGGAGTAAGCAAAGAATAGATTGACTTTCAAGGTAGTAGTAACCTTCGTGATTGATAAGATTAGATAAGGGAAGTGAGACTAAGATTGTTCTGACAAACGAAGAGAAATTGCACAAACGTTAGTAAGGAGAGGTGAGAGATTGATTTTAGCCAGAGTAAGAAGAGGTAGAGGCACTCCGAATGAAAATTTGGAAGGCAATGATGTGACATAATATGAAATTTGGAAGGCGATGATTTGCAATAATATGAAACTACTTCAACTTAGCTTACCATGGATATGAACCTAAACAAGAAAGTGTGCAGATTTAGTATCAGGATAAAAAATTAGTAGATAATCTAGTGTTGTCACTTAGTTGGGAGACGGGGGGTTGCTAgatcttgatttatttattttgtatcttaATATTTTGCTATTAGATTTTTCTTGTAAACTTGtttcaaataacttttttttttcaattgatgatctatcgaaaacaacctctatccctttataaaaataaaatttgcataTATTTTATCCTTCATGAACCTCACTTTATGTCATTGGTATTTCAGCTAGCATCTATTCATTGATGAATCACTTGGACCAAATTAGgaatattttcttcctttttttttaatggtgaacaactttactttttcttttttcatcattttgcAAGTGTGGCATCAAAATTGAAAACTCAAAGTAAGGTTTACTTCTATACCTTTTGTTTGCTTAATTATGTTAAAAGGCTTATTATTAACTTGATTAGCACTAGCAAAAAGATGATTCCTTGAAGCAATTGAAAGTAATTCCAATTTGATAATTGTCTCATTTTGCTAAGAAGACTTGCTTAGAGATGCAAAGGATTAGTTCTGATggatattattttcttattagttattttttaaaaataattgacatGTTTTTATTTTCCTAATGATTAGTTTTTACATAATGAGAAACTTCTATAGCTATATACAAATTATGacatatttaaattaagttGTATATCTTGACAATTTGttaaagttttcaataaatttgGTCCAGACATTTGAATTATGACATGGTCCAATTGAACATCTGAATACgtgataaattttataaaagaatttcattgtaaattttgaagaagaaatttcatgTATTTTCAAACGCTCATTATGTAAATAAGTTAAtcacttaaaatatatatctctATTAGTTACAAACACTAGTTTTAATATGCCGAGAAATCTCAAGTTGATTTCAATTAAGATTGATgtatatttctattatatagaagagtCACGAGAAGGACGATCAATGacattttagtaattttaacatcatttaaggacaaaataataattgtataatTAAGGCATAAGTCATCAGCGACCCCTTAAAGTtatccgcataattcacttagacacctcaattaaGACTAGTACATATTGAACACTTTTACCAATTCAAAAATTGTTCCTATTAGGCATTTTTTGATAATCAGCAAAATATATGAAGAGTGTGTGATACACTTGCGGTGACGTGACAAAACggctaattaaaaaataacatgtgGCACTGGGCCccgaaaattataaaaagaaaaagaaaaaaataaaaatgtcaacCTATTCTACCCAACCCcctttcatcttcatcttcttcccaaAACACATTCTTTCTCAAATTACAAAACctaattcttttcaaataacttgaagattaacttttaaaatatatatatatataaatatatatatatacatttcatactaagagtgaagaagaaagaaaatttttcCGGCGGTTATTCATTTCTACATCGATGACAAAATGAAATTAttagctcaaaaattaattctttcaaatttttgaatatcatttttgataaatttgagTAAAAATCTTTGTTCGAAAATTGTGATAAACAAATATCGGCTAACTTTTTTTATACGTAAAAATCAtttatcttctttcttcttcttcttcatatttatttcttatttttatgagatttgaAATAAATCATATGAAAGAAAGTCTTACtttctttcaaatttgaatcttcatagttgattttcatttatcttcatatttggaagaaataatattctttttttaataaaaaagaaagaaaaacaatgttGGAGCTAAAATGAAGAAAGTTTTGCAAACTAAAGTATGAAGAAGATTATAGGTAGGGAGTGggtccttttcttttttgaaaaaagtgtaaataaaagaagaaaaatgtttttaagttaattataatGTCAAGtgtcaataaaagaagaaaaaatgttaaaataattcaaaaagacactattttgaatcttttcacACGTTTCAGGGAAGTGCAAAACACATTTTTTGCCATAGCATTTTGTGTTAAATAGGTACatgttttgaacaatttaggtgttcaatagATACAAATCTTAGTTGAgatgtctaagtgaattatgcggacatcTTTAAGGGACGgtcgatgacttaagcctataaTTAATGGTCAAAATGAAAATCTAGAAGAATCCATACATGTCTTAACTCTTGTTATGGGCCCATAAggatattattaataattttgttaaaataaagaGTTTCTATTAGTTAACTTCTTACAAACAATAATAAAAGCTAAGCTTGTTTTGAcatattttagaaagaaaattttgaactaattaaaataaaatgtgtttgaatAGTTAATATTTTGTTCCTAGAAATACTTTAAAGTATTATTGcgtaaacatatttttaatattatgttacATAATATGACCACTAAATTCGTATCTTGATTATTAAAATAGTCTTTAAAATGacgtatcaatatttttttaaattaatttgaagaaaatatcaaatttcgTGACTAAAAGAATGAACAATGTTTGACTAtcaagaaattaataatttgattatgtactcatcaaaagattttaaaaaatataaattttcatttctAAATATCAAATATGATAAACTATTTAACAGAGAAAAATTGACAAGGAAAATGTTTAACATTCAAATTctaatgaatattaaaattcaaactaaagaaaaatgagtagttaaaaaataaagaagaacaacaaaagaaaatgccAATAGAAAGACTTTGTTAAGAAATatagaggaagaaaaaaaataaaaa
Coding sequences within:
- the LOC125844504 gene encoding RING-H2 finger protein ATL57, with amino-acid sequence MKRILLQYSNPEILHSMSSSDPTITYQPMNDSVATAIGRPFKLTAPFDSSMAVTILVLLTALFFMGFFSIYIRHFAGDTTTSTGYDDDRRRRNPSLSSSSSSAHRSCRKGMDPSTVQSLPLISYGGAAKHLIEDCPICLSEFEVSELVRLIPYCRHVFHQECLDTWLSSHVTCPLCRSTQFFKNVDEVCLDVVDVGNENGVSERSTVQECDTCRCIRRSCSSSNLGSRVALQRSASF